In Anguilla rostrata isolate EN2019 chromosome 1, ASM1855537v3, whole genome shotgun sequence, a genomic segment contains:
- the trim35-28 gene encoding tripartite motif containing 35-28 isoform X1 — MAECNFDNASERPSLLEADLTCPVCKDLFREPVLLSCTHSFCHDCLERSWEQKGIRECPVCRKRCEGEQPIPNRALKNTCESYQKEKGLWVPLVAEKRCGLHHKELVLYCVKDEEPVCVDCVTLHRGHELSNLEQSAPYCKEELDIKLRVLEEKMQFFKIISHKYKATSEYIQSQAQQTERQIKMEFEKLHRYLNEEEACRIAMLREEEEQKKQMMEGRIASLKQEMTELAKLIQTVKREMGTDVLSFLQNFRALKRRAQWTADDPPSVFGSLINVAQHLGSLAFKVWEKMQSHVAYIPVILDPNTASPWLSMSPDMSSVYASKERQLVPDNAERFDPCVFVLGSEGFTSGRHHWDVHVGDNPKWIVGVCKDSLPRKRKFTMSTKSGVCTIGLSKGVYSALTVPRTTLPLEKLEKVRVKLNCEKGTVSFWDPSKDEHICTFNEKFTERVFPLFGPGLQVTPMAVTPASITLNYA; from the exons ATGGCCGAATGCAATTTTGACAACGCATCAGAAAGACCCTCTCTCTTGGAGGCAGACCTAACCTGTCCAGTGTGTAAGGACCTCTTCCGAGAACCAGTTCTTTTGTCCTGTACCCACAGTTTCTGCCATGATTGTCTGGAGCGTAGCTGGGAGCAGAAAGGGATACGGGAATGTCCCGTGTGCAGGAAGAGGTGCGAAGGCGAGCAGCCGATTCCCAACCGTGCGCTGAAGAACACATGCGAGTCCTATCAGAAAGAAAAGGGCCTTTGGGTTCCGCTCGTGGCCGAGAAACGGTGTGGGTTACACCACAAAGAGCTGGTGCTGTACTGCGTGAAGGACGAGGAGCCCGTCTGCGTCGACTGTGTAACGCTGCATAGAGGCCACGAACTGAGTAATCTGGAACAGAGCGCACCTTACTGCAAg gaGGAACTGGACATTAAATTGCGTGTCTTGGAAGAGAAAATgcaattctttaaaataattagtCACAAATATAAGGCAACATCGGAGTATATCCAG AGTCAAGCtcaacagacagagagacagataaaaatGGAGTTTGAGAAACTTCATCGGTACCTGAATGAAGAGGAGGCCTGCAGGATCGCCAtgctgagagaggaggaggagcaaaAGAAGCAGATGATGGAGGGGCGGATCGCCAGTCTTAAACAAGAAATGACTGAGCTGGCTAAGCTCATCCAAACTGTAAAAAGGGAGATGGGGACTGATGTCCTATCTTTCCTGCAG AATTTCCGAGCCTTGAAAAGAAG AGCCCAGTGGACCGCTGATGATCCTCCAAGTGTCTTCGGGTCGCTCATCAACGTAGCCCAACACCTCGGCTCGCTCGCCTTCAAAGTGTGGGAGAAGATGCAGTCGCACGTGGCGTACA TCCCAGTGATACTGGACCCCAACACTGCGTCCCCCTGGCTCTCCATGTCTCCGGACATGTCCAGCGTGTATGCCAGCAAGGAGAGGCAGCTGGTGCCGGACAACGCGGAGCGCTTCGACCCCTGCGTGTTCGTCCTGGGCTCGGAGGGCTTCACCTCCGGGCGCCACCACTGGGACGTCCACGTGGGCGACAACCCCAAGTGGATCGTGGGAGTCTGCAAGGACTCCCTGCCCCGGAAGCGCAAGTTCACCATGTCCACCAAGAGTGGCGTGTGCACCATCGGGCTGAGCAAAGGGGTGTACAGCGCCCTGACCGTGCCCCGCACTACGCTCCCTCTGGAGAAGCTGGAGAAGGTCAGGGTGAAGCTGAACTGTGAAAAAGGCACGGTGTCCTTCTGGGATCCCAGCAAGGACGAGCACATCTGCACCTTCAATGAGAAGTTCACCGAGAGGGTGTTCCCGCTCTTCGGTCCGGGCCTTCAAGTCACTCCCATGGCCGTCACTCCAGCGAGCATCACCCTAAACTATGCGTGA
- the trim35-28 gene encoding tripartite motif containing 35-28 isoform X2, whose amino-acid sequence MAECNFDNASERPSLLEADLTCPVCKDLFREPVLLSCTHSFCHDCLERSWEQKGIRECPVCRKRCEGEQPIPNRALKNTCESYQKEKGLWVPLVAEKRCGLHHKELVLYCVKDEEPVCVDCVTLHRGHELSNLEQSAPYCKEELDIKLRVLEEKMQFFKIISHKYKATSEYIQSQAQQTERQIKMEFEKLHRYLNEEEACRIAMLREEEEQKKQMMEGRIASLKQEMTELAKLIQTVKREMGTDVLSFLQLTVECHCRAQWTADDPPSVFGSLINVAQHLGSLAFKVWEKMQSHVAYIPVILDPNTASPWLSMSPDMSSVYASKERQLVPDNAERFDPCVFVLGSEGFTSGRHHWDVHVGDNPKWIVGVCKDSLPRKRKFTMSTKSGVCTIGLSKGVYSALTVPRTTLPLEKLEKVRVKLNCEKGTVSFWDPSKDEHICTFNEKFTERVFPLFGPGLQVTPMAVTPASITLNYA is encoded by the exons ATGGCCGAATGCAATTTTGACAACGCATCAGAAAGACCCTCTCTCTTGGAGGCAGACCTAACCTGTCCAGTGTGTAAGGACCTCTTCCGAGAACCAGTTCTTTTGTCCTGTACCCACAGTTTCTGCCATGATTGTCTGGAGCGTAGCTGGGAGCAGAAAGGGATACGGGAATGTCCCGTGTGCAGGAAGAGGTGCGAAGGCGAGCAGCCGATTCCCAACCGTGCGCTGAAGAACACATGCGAGTCCTATCAGAAAGAAAAGGGCCTTTGGGTTCCGCTCGTGGCCGAGAAACGGTGTGGGTTACACCACAAAGAGCTGGTGCTGTACTGCGTGAAGGACGAGGAGCCCGTCTGCGTCGACTGTGTAACGCTGCATAGAGGCCACGAACTGAGTAATCTGGAACAGAGCGCACCTTACTGCAAg gaGGAACTGGACATTAAATTGCGTGTCTTGGAAGAGAAAATgcaattctttaaaataattagtCACAAATATAAGGCAACATCGGAGTATATCCAG AGTCAAGCtcaacagacagagagacagataaaaatGGAGTTTGAGAAACTTCATCGGTACCTGAATGAAGAGGAGGCCTGCAGGATCGCCAtgctgagagaggaggaggagcaaaAGAAGCAGATGATGGAGGGGCGGATCGCCAGTCTTAAACAAGAAATGACTGAGCTGGCTAAGCTCATCCAAACTGTAAAAAGGGAGATGGGGACTGATGTCCTATCTTTCCTGCAG CTGACTGTAGAATGTCACTGCAGAGCCCAGTGGACCGCTGATGATCCTCCAAGTGTCTTCGGGTCGCTCATCAACGTAGCCCAACACCTCGGCTCGCTCGCCTTCAAAGTGTGGGAGAAGATGCAGTCGCACGTGGCGTACA TCCCAGTGATACTGGACCCCAACACTGCGTCCCCCTGGCTCTCCATGTCTCCGGACATGTCCAGCGTGTATGCCAGCAAGGAGAGGCAGCTGGTGCCGGACAACGCGGAGCGCTTCGACCCCTGCGTGTTCGTCCTGGGCTCGGAGGGCTTCACCTCCGGGCGCCACCACTGGGACGTCCACGTGGGCGACAACCCCAAGTGGATCGTGGGAGTCTGCAAGGACTCCCTGCCCCGGAAGCGCAAGTTCACCATGTCCACCAAGAGTGGCGTGTGCACCATCGGGCTGAGCAAAGGGGTGTACAGCGCCCTGACCGTGCCCCGCACTACGCTCCCTCTGGAGAAGCTGGAGAAGGTCAGGGTGAAGCTGAACTGTGAAAAAGGCACGGTGTCCTTCTGGGATCCCAGCAAGGACGAGCACATCTGCACCTTCAATGAGAAGTTCACCGAGAGGGTGTTCCCGCTCTTCGGTCCGGGCCTTCAAGTCACTCCCATGGCCGTCACTCCAGCGAGCATCACCCTAAACTATGCGTGA